Within the Laspinema palackyanum D2c genome, the region AATCACCGAGTTGACCCCCAGTTCTGAAAAGCGGCGTTGATCGGCATAAAGCACTTTTGCGGTGAGCAAAATTACTGGAATTTGTTGGGTTGAGGGATTAGCCTGGAGTTTTTTAAACGTAGCAGGGCCATCCATATCTGGCATCATCACATCCAAGAGAATCGCATCCGGCTGTTTGGCTTCAGCGACCTGGAGTCCCTCATGACCGGAACTGGCGGTGAGCACTTCCCAGCCTCCAACCATTTCCAGGCTGAGTTGAGCCACTTCCCGGATATCGTCTTCATCATCAATCACTAAAATTCGTTTCAAACTCACGCAAACCTCCTGAAAAAAATGGACGCCCTAACAGGGACGAACCGGAACGAAACATTAAAAATGATACAGGGAAGAAATATCTTTGAGCTTGAGTTTTCCAGTTATCGGAGAAAACTCCGACAATATCGGGACATCATCACAGGATTGCTTCCTTTCGCCCGAAGATTTAAGAGACAATGTAGCCGATTGCGCCAGGACGAGAGTAAAAGATGATCAGGCATTCGCTGAGGGTTCCGTTGGGAATCCCTGAACTGGCGATCGCCGGAATGCCTTTATGGGGGAAACAGCTTCTCTATTTTAACGGGGAAGAGTTCACCCACCGGCCAACTTGCGGCTTTTCAGGGATCCCTCGAACTCGCCAAGCGATCGCCTCTCCCACCCAGACAGAGGGAGTGCCAAGATTCAGTAGAATCACGATCGCGGTTTCAATCGCGCAATCACCTCAACAATCGGCGCGGAGGTAGACGAGTTAGCCCTCGGGTTGGGGTGGGCGGGTCCCAGATGATCCTGAGGCAACCGTTCTTCCCGGCGATCGCCTGATTCTACCGCAATCCCTAAGTCCTGGGTAGCGGCCCCCGTCAAATCGCAATTTTCCTCCCCTGAGTCAGAATTTGGCCGTTCCACCGGCAGAGTGAAATAGAACGAACTGCCCTCACCGACGACACTTTCTACCCAAATCTGCCCACCGTGATGTTCCACAATACTGCGACAAATCGCTAAACCCAACCCAGTCCCCCCCTTCTTGCGAGAATCCGAGGCATCAACTTGTTGGAAGCGTTCAAAAATTGTCTCTAGTTTATCCCGAGGAATACCCCGTCCCTGATCTTTAATCTGAAACAGCACTTCCGGACTCTGTGAAGCGAGGAAATCCGGATCTCCGGCAGAAGTGAGAGAGGCGGACAACCAGACCTGACCCCCTTCGGAGGAGAACTTCAGCGCATTACTCAGCAAATTGGTCAAGACTTGAAAAATGCGATCGGGATCCGCCCACAGTTGCACCGGAATGGGGTTAACACAGATGGTGACCCCCGCCTTATCCGCCATTGTCCGCATGGCATCTGCGGCTAAGATGGTCAAATCAGCAGCATTGCACCACTGCTCAACCATCGTCACTTTACCCGACTGGATGCGCTCTAAATCCAAAATGTCATTAATCAAGCGTACTAGGCGATCGGTATTCGACACCGCAATCTGTAACATTCGCCCTGCCTTTTCCGGATAAGACTCCAGCAGTCCATTCGCCAGCAGACCCAAAGACCCGCGAATCGAAGTCAAAGGCGTTCGCAGTTCGTGACTCACCACCGAAATGAATTCATCCTTCATCCGTTCCACCCCCTGACGTTCCGTAATATCCTTGAAGGTGAGGACCGCCCCTTTGATTTC harbors:
- a CDS encoding response regulator, which translates into the protein MSLKRILVIDDEDDIREVAQLSLEMVGGWEVLTASSGHEGLQVAEAKQPDAILLDVMMPDMDGPATFKKLQANPSTQQIPVILLTAKVLYADQRRFSELGVNSVIAKPFEPMNLAAQVASALGWEP